The Desulfococcus multivorans DNA window TCGACCGTCGGAACGCCCCCCCAACACTTCAATACGATCCAGAATCTCACCGCGAGAAAGCAGGCTCGGATCCAGGTAAAACTTGACTTCGATTTCAAGGGACATTAAAAATGTTTCCTGTGCATTATGGATAGCAAGATAAAAGATTCCGATGGAGCCATTGACGCTCCGATCGCACCAGCGGCCGATGGATATGGCCTTCCTGCCGTAACGCCCATCCGTATCGCCCGTTTTTCGGTCGAAAATCCGTTTACAAGTTCAGCAAAGTTTAGTAAAGGCGAAACGTCATGTCAATTCCCGGATGATAGTGGGGGCATTATTTTTTATTGACAATATGCAAGTCTTATTCTATGTATATCTGATTATATAAATGACAGGGAGTGGAATACGGTGAAAAAATATACATATAGCGCCAAAGAATCAGACAAGATCGGCAAATGGTATGTCGTCGATGCCAACGGCATCGTATTGGGCAGATTGGCAAGCAGAATCGCACATCGAATCCGCGGCAAGCATCATCCATTGTTTACACCCCATGTGGATACCGGCGATAATATCGTCGTTATCAATGCGGACAAGATCGTCCTGACCGGCCGCAAAATGGAGCAGAAAACCTACTACCGGCACAGCGGTTATACCGGCGGACTGACGGCGACCACTGCCAAAGAATTGCTGAACAAAAAACCGGAGGACATCATCCGCTTCGCCGTCAAGGGAATGCTGCCCAAGAACAGACTGGGTAAACGGTTGATCAAAAAGCTGAAGGTGTATTCCGGCAGCGATCATCCACACACCGCGCAGCAACCCGAGGTTCTGGAATTCTGATTCAAATCTGAAGATCCCTTGTTTAAAATCACTGATCCAATCGATTGAGGCAATTCATGGAAAAAGAAACGGTTTTTTACGCAACAGGAAGACGCAAAACGGCAGTAGCCAGAACCTGGATAAAACCCGGCAGAGGGAAGATCCTGATCAACAACCGGGAAATCGGGGATTACATTCCAACGGAATCGATGCGGCTGACCCTGATCCAACCGCTTAACATCACCAATAATATAGACAGCTTTGACATCAACGTCACCGTGTCCGGAGGGGGTATATCGGGACAGGTCGGCGCGATTCGTCATGGCCTGACGCGGGCGCTCATCGAGATGGATCCGGATTTGAGACCGATTCTGAAAAAAGCAGGTTTTGTGAAACGCGATCCTCGGGTCAAGGAGCGGAAAAAATACGGTCAGAAAGGTGCAAGAGCGCGCTTCCAGTTCTCGAAACGGTAGTCTCTTCTTACACCCTTCGTTCTTCGTTTCTCCAAGGGAGCAGATATCATATTCTGCTCCCTTTTTTTGCCGCACCCACCAAGGGAAAAAACGCCGTCGGTCCGACCTATCGGTCTCGCTTTTTCCATACCGGCGACCGCTTTTCCAGAAAGGCGGAGATGCCTTCCCCGGCATCCATGTCCATGCTGTTGACCACCATGGATTCCGTCGCATAACGATAAGCCGCAGCCTCTGCCAGATCGATCTGGGCATAGAATGCCCGCTTCCCAAATCCAAGGGTATACCCGCTGTATTGCGCCAGTTCGGCGGCCCATTGTTCGGTTTCCGTCGACAGTTGAAGGGGAAATATAAAAAGCGAATTGCAGTCGCGGAAAACCGGGCCTGCAATTCGCTTTTGTGTACAGCGGTCTGATGCGATACCTCAGATGGTCATTTCAGATTTTCCGTCTTCAGATATCGTTTCCGTAGAATGTTGATCCGGAACGGAGGCCCCGGGTTCAGGTGCCTGTTCAGGGGCTGCCGTCCCGGGTGCGGCGCCGGTAATCGCCTGGGCCCCGTCCAGGATACCCTTGACGGTCTCAAGCCGTTTTTCAACGATCAAAGCTTGTTGCTCGGTCAAATCGAGGGCCGCAGCCTCCTGAAGGATCTCGAGGGCTTTTTGAAGATCCGCCGGGCCTCCCTTGGCAATCGCCGCATCAGCCCTGAAAAGCGTCTCCATGAAAGAGACCCTGATCAGCCGCGTTTCCACCGCATTCCGATATTCATCGTTAAAGGCAAAAGTCTGCGCTTCCATCAGGTATGAATGGATCTGCTCAAGGTCTGGCGCCTCCTCTGCGAAGAGTGCGTCGGCTTTTGAAATATAATGGTCCAGGATCAGTGTGAGCGCTTCCGTCCGGGTATAGACATCCTTGAGGGCAGACGGCATGGACATTCCGGAAAGCTTGGCAATCCGAACTGTTCCAACCGGAGAGAATCGGCCCTTCCACACCGCCAATGCATCGCCGTCGGATCTCAGGTAATATCGGGAGTGGTTTGAGAAACTGGCAGCCACGATCAAGGTAAAAACGACCGCCAGACAGGCAACCGTATACCGGACGGCTTTTTCCACTGGATCGGCCTTTTTTTTCGCCCTTGCCTTCTCCTCGGCGGCTTTCCGCTCCGCCTCGGCCTTCTCGGCGGCAGCCTTCTCCTCGGCAGCTTTCCGCTCCGCCTCGGCCTTCTCGGCGGCAGCCTTCTCCTCGGCGGCTTTCCGCTCCGCCTCGGCCTTCTCGGCGGCAGCCTTCTCCTCGGCGGCTTTCCGCTCCGCCTCGGCCTTCTCGGCGGCAGCCTTCTCCTCGGCGGCTTTCCGCTCCGCCTCGGCCTTCTCGGCGGCAGCCTTCTCCTCAGCGGCTTTCCGCTCCGCCTCGGCCTTCTCGGCGGCAGCCTTCTCCTCAGCGGCTTTCCGCTCCGCCTCGGCCTTCTCGGCCAGCTCTGCAAAATCAAAATCGAATTTCCGGCTCAAAATCTCCCGCATGCGGCTGTCGCCTTCATCGATACGGGGCGGCGCCGAAAAACCCGCCGCGTAGTCTGCGTCCTTCGGCGCTGCATACAGATG harbors:
- the rpsI gene encoding 30S ribosomal protein S9, whose product is MEKETVFYATGRRKTAVARTWIKPGRGKILINNREIGDYIPTESMRLTLIQPLNITNNIDSFDINVTVSGGGISGQVGAIRHGLTRALIEMDPDLRPILKKAGFVKRDPRVKERKKYGQKGARARFQFSKR
- the rplM gene encoding 50S ribosomal protein L13 — encoded protein: MKKYTYSAKESDKIGKWYVVDANGIVLGRLASRIAHRIRGKHHPLFTPHVDTGDNIVVINADKIVLTGRKMEQKTYYRHSGYTGGLTATTAKELLNKKPEDIIRFAVKGMLPKNRLGKRLIKKLKVYSGSDHPHTAQQPEVLEF